From the genome of Alcanivorax sp.:
CAGGGCCCTGGATTACGGCATCAATTTTTTTGATACCGCAGAAATGTATGCGGTACCGGCCAGCCCGGAGACGTCGTTCCGCACCGAAACCATCATCGGTGACTGGTTTGCAAAAACCGGCAATCGAGACAAGATTATCCTGGCCACCAAGGCCGCCGGCCCCGGCGACTACGTCAAGCACATCCGTGGTGGCCCTCGCTTTTCCGCCGAAAGCCTTGCCAGCGCCGTGGAAGGCAGCCTCAAGCGACTGCAGACCGACGTCATCGACCTGTACCAACTGCACTGGCCTGAACGCACCACCAACTATTTCGGCCGCCTGGGCTACAAACACCGTGAAGGCGAAGACGGCATCGCCATCAGAGACACCGTGGCCGGCCTCAAGCAATTGATGGATGCCGGCAAGATCCGCCATTGGGGGCTGTCCAATGAGACCCCCTGGGGCCTGATGACCTTTCTCCATGAAGCAGACAAGATCGGCCTACCCCGCCCCGTCAGCATCCAGAACCCCTATTCCCTGCTTAATCGCAGCTATGAAGTCGGACTGGCAGAAATCAGCCATCGCGAACAGGTGGGGCTGCTGGCCTACTCGCCGCTGGCCTTCGGCATGCTCACCGGCAAATATCGCAACGACACCTGGCCGGATAAGGCCCGCCTGACCCTGTTCAAGCAATTCTCCCGCTACACCAACCCCCAGGCCATCGCCGCCACCGAAGCCTACTGCCAACTGGCAGAGGAACGCGGAATCAGCGTGACCCAGCTGGCGCTGCAGTTCGTGACCACCCGGCCCTTCGTCACCAGCAACATCATTGGCGCCACCCACCTGGAACAGCTGGAAGAAAACCTGAAGAGCGTAGAGCTGGCCTGGGACCGGGATCTGGAGAAAGCCCTGGAAGCCATCCACACCCGCTTCCCCTATCCGGCGCCTTAGACGCCTGACGCCTGACGCCTGACGCCTGACGCCTGACGCCTGACGCCTGACGCCTGACGCCTGACGCCTGACGCCTGACGCCTGACGCCTGACGCCTGACGCCTGACGCCTGACGCAAAAAGGCCCGCCCGGTACCCGGGCGGGCCTTTTTGCGTCGGTAAAACACTCACTAGTGGCTGCTGTGGGAGCTTGCCTGCAAGCGATCCGAGCCTAAGCGAGGTATGGATTCCAGAAACACATTTTGAAGATCAGAATCCGAACACATTTGGATACTTCCGGTTTTGCCTTTCGAAACTCGCTTCTCGTAACTCGAAACTTTCTTACCTCGCCCGGGCTCGGATCGCTTGCAGGCAAGCTCCTTGTATCTCTCCACGAGTGCTGATTAGCTACCAGCACTCACGGGTCGGGTTAAAGCCTGACAAGCTCCTGAGGGCATAGACCCTGTGACGTAGATCCTGGCTCCGACCCATTCTCTTAAATCTGAACGGTATCCGGGCTCTCCCCTCCGCGGGATGAAGCCGTATAAGCAAGGGAAGACACGAGAGATGCACTTCGTTGGAATTGATGTCAGCAAAAAGAGCCTCGATACACTTTGGCTGCGCCAGGCCAATCCCCGGAAGGTAAAAACACGGGTTTTCCAGAATCGGCGCGGGAAGGAGCACGAGGTTGCGCAGTGGCTGCTCAAGCAGACCGGTGCTGAGCCGTCCGAGATTCATGTGGTGCTGGAAGCCACCTGTATTTATCACGAGAACCTGACCTACGCACTCCATGAAGCTGGGTTGCAGGTGTATGTGGCCAATCCGGCGCGCACCAGGGACTTCGCCAAGAGTGAAGGGTTCTCAAGCAAGACAGACAAGCTCGACTCGCTGTGCCTGGCTCTCTACGTGAAAGAGAAGCATGAGCGACTACATAAATGGCAGCCGGAAGCGCCAGAGATCAGGCAGTTACGAGCGCTTGGTGCTCGTCTGGAGGCCTTGGAGAAAGACCGTCAGCGGGAAGAAAACCGGCTTGAGAAAGCGGAATTCAACCAGTCAAGCGAGCGAGTCATTGCCTCTATACAGGACATGATCGCGACACTGAATGAGGAGATCCGCAAGCTCAAAAAGGACATCGATGACCACATTGATGGCCATCCTGAACTGAAACAGGACCGCTCACTGCTGGAGAGCATCACTGCGGTAGGCGATGTGATGTCCCGAGAGCTGCTGTCGCTAATACACAGTCGGGACTTCCGGTCAGCCAAGCAATGTGCCGCCTTCCTGGGCATTACGCCGGTGCACAATGAATCCGGCGACTCCAGAAAGCCGACAAAGATCCGCAAAGGTGGCCGCGCCAACGTACGGGGAAAATTGTTCATGGCAGCAGTCACAGCATGCACCCACAACCCCGATATCCGGGCACTGAGACGGCGCATGGAAGACAGGGGGAAGACAGGTAAAGTGATTGTGGTGGCAGCAATGCGCAAGCTGGTGCAAATCGCCTATGGGGTAATCAAGCACCAAAAGAAATATACCCCACAAGTCGCATAGAGACGGCTTGCAGGGTATGGAGAGAGACGGTATCTACAGCGGCTTCGACCAAGGCGCCTGATCGGTTCCGCCACAGGCGCTTGACGTCAACACTCTCACCATGCCAATGTTAACACTGTTAACTTATACAACGGACCAACATGGCACGCACCGCATACCACCACGGCGACCTGCAGCAGCAGGCCCATGAACAGGCAATGACCATTGTGCGCGAGCATGGCGACAGTGCCATCAGCCTGCGGGCGCTGGCGAAACAGCTGGGCGTCAGCGCCCCGGCCCTGTATCGCCACTTTGCCGACCGCGAGAGCCTGCTGGCCGAACTGGCCATCAGCGGCTTCCAGTGGCTACGTCAACGCTTGCTGAAGGTGGATCAGCGCGATTCACGCCAGGCGCTGATCGGCATTGGCCTGACCTATGTGGCCTTTGCCCAGGATGAGCCCAACCTGTACCGGCTGATGTTTGGCGGGCGTGTGCTTCCCCTGGGCATCCACCCACGCCTGGACGCGGCCGGCAAAGGCGCTTTTCAGGTTCTGGAAGACACCATTGCCAACGGTCGCCAGCGGGGCTATCTCAAGCCCGCCCCACTGGACCTCATGACCGCCACCGCCTGGTCCCTGGTTCACGGCCTGTCACAACTGAGCATTGATGGCCATCTGCCCACCGCGGATGTCGAGCCCCATCTGGCCGAGGGCGTTACCAGCCTGTTGCTGGATGGTGCTATCGCCACGCCACCCCATTCACAGAACAATAAGGACACCCCATGAGCAGCCCACAACCCAGCACTATCCGCGTTGGCCGTCGCTATCGCGCCAACCGTCTCGACGGCCCCTACGATGCCATTGTCATCGGCTCCGGCATCGGCGGGCTCACCGCAGCTGCCTGTCTCAGCAAACTGGGCAAGAAGGTGCTGGTGCTGGAACAGCACTATACCGCGGGCGGTTTCACCCATAGCTATGACCGCAATGGCTACGAATGGGATGTGGGCGTGCATTACATTGGTGACATGGGCGCCAAACACACCATGGCCCGCCGGCTGTTCGACTATGTCACCGACAGCCAGCTGCAATGGGCCCCCATGGACGACCATTACGACCGACTCTTCATTGGCGAGCGCCAGATCGATCTGGTCGCAGGCCCCAAGCACTTTGCCGATGAACTGAAAAAACAGTTCCCCGGCGAAGAGGAGGCCATCGACACCTATCTTGATTACCTCAGCCAGGTCGCCAAAGCCATGCCCGGCGTGACACTGGGCAAGGTGCTGCCCAAACTGCTGGCAGGGCCGTTCCGACACCTGGCCCGCCGCAAGGCGCCAGCCTTCCTCAATCAAACCACCCAGCAGGTGCTGGAAAGCCTCACCGGCAATCAAGAGCTCATTGCCGCCCTGACAGGCCAGTGGGGAGATAACGGACTGGTTCCCAATGAATCCAGTTTCATCATCCACGCCCTGATCGCGCGCCACTATCTGCACGGCGGCTACTATCCCATCGGTGGCGCGTCGGAAATGGCCAAGACCATTATCCCGGTGATCCAACAAGGCGGCGGTGAAGTATTTACCTACGCCGATGTGAAAGAAATTCTTGTCGAGAACGGCAAGGCCGTGGGCGTGCGCATGGCGGACGGCAATGACATTCATGCCCCTGCCATCATCAGCAACGCCGGCGTATTCAACACCTTCGGCCCTCTGCTGCCAGACGGCGCCCCGCACAAGGACTTCTACCAGATGAAGCTGGGCCAGGTGCAGCGCTCCATGGCCAGTGTCTGCCTTTACATTGGCATCCAGGATACTGCCGAAAACCTGAAGCTGCCGAAAACCAATTTCTGGATTTACCCGGGGAGTGATCACGCCACCCAGGTGGCAGCGTTCCTGGAGGATCCGGAGAACCAGGAGATCCCCCTCACCTACATTTCCTTCCCCTCTGCCAAGGATCCCGGTTTCGAAGATCGCTACCCCGGCCGGGCCACCATCGAAATCGTCGCCCCCGGGCCGTTTGAGTGGTACCAAAGCTGGGCGGACAAGCCCTGGGGCAAACGCGGAGAAGACTACGAGGCCAAAAAGGAAGCCTACGCCCAGCGCCTGCTGGAAAAACTGTACGAGAAAATGCCGCACCTGCGCGGCAAGGTGGATTATTACGAGCTTTCCACCCCGCTCTCTACGGATTATTTCTGCCGCTATAGCACAGGCGAGATTTACGGCCTGGATCACACCCCGGAACGCTTTGAGCAGGACTGGTTGAAACCCAAGACCCGCATTCCCGGGCTCTTCCTCACCGGCCAGGACATCATGACCTGTGGCGTAGTGGGCGCCATGATTGGTGGCTTGCTCACCACCATCGCCGTGGGCGGGGTGAAAAGCCTGCCTCTGGCCAAAAAGATGTTCGTGGGCTGATGCACGCTCCCTTCTGGCTGGGGTTTGCCAGCCTCGCCCCACTGCTCCTTGCGCAAGCGGTGCACACCCGTCGCACCACGGTGCGACTGCCGGACGGGCAGGGCCCCGCGCAAGGCCAATGGGGCGAAGGTGCATGCTCGAAGCGGCTGCTGGTTATCGGTGAATCCACGGCCGCCAGCGTGGGCGTGGAGGCGCATCAGGAGGGTCTGGCCAGCCAGCTGGCCCGACTGCGCCATCAACAAAGCGGGGAAACGGTGGGCTGGCATACCCTGGGGGTAAACGGCATACGCATGGATGCCCTGCAGAAAACACTGGCCGCCACCCCAACGCCGCAGGCGGACGCCATCTTCATCAGTATGGGGGTGAACGACACCACCGGACTCACACCGCGCAAACATTACGCCTCGGCATTGGCCAGGCTGATCACACACTTGCAGTCACAACAGCCCGGGGCACCGGTCTATCTGCTTGCCGTGCCGCCTATGGACCGTTTCACTGCCCTGCCCTCCCCATTGAGACAGATGCTCGGCTGGCGGGCCCGGCTACTCAATCAACAACATCAGAGCCTGGCGCGGAGTAGCCAGAACCTGTTCAGCCTTTACTACCCCCCGCTGGATGATCCGGCCCTGCTGGCACAGGATGGCTACCACCCCGGAGCCCGGGGTTACCAGGCCATGGCAGAGGCCATCCTGGCACAGCTTTAAGCCGTTCCGGCCGCCAGCCGCAGGGCATGATCAGTTAAACAGCATGCCAATGCCAAAACGCCACAATCCCTGATCCACAGTGCCAGCGCCACGGTCCACGTCCAGCCATTGCTGACTGTAACCGGCGCGCATGAAGGCGGTATCAGACATGTCCAGGCGCAAACCGGCACCCACCTCATAGCTGAACACCGTGTCATTGAGGGTTGGGGTATCCAGCCCGCAATAGTACCCCCACCAGGGGTCATACCAGCACACCGGCACGGAGGGCCCGGTGGCCACGTTGGTGTCCAGGTAGGTCGCCCCCACCGCCCCGTGCACATAGGGAGTCAGCGCCTTGCGGGCAAAGTGCCAGGTGGCGTTGAGATTCATGGTGGTCATTTCCAGCTCCCCACGACCATCAAAACTGCCGTTGGCGTCGGAGGTGGTGTCAGAACGGAAATCGGTTTCCAGCCATTCCAGGGCAAAACCCAGGGACAGGTGCTCATCACGGTTATAGGCCATGTCAAAGCCGAAGCCCACATCATCGGTGATGTCGACGCTGGAACCACGCTCACCGGAAACGGTTTGCCCTTCCAGGCCAATGACCCGAAAGCTGCCTTCCCAACGCTCGGCGCGATAACTATGGGGAATTTCCGCCAATAACTGCAGTGGCATTACCCCGGCCAGCAAACCCAGCCATACCGTTCTCTTCATTCTCGACCTCATAAAAAAGCGGGCCAGTCTGGCCCGCTCTTCTTATAGCACATCAGCCGGCTCGAATCAGAACCGGTAGTTCAGCTGGGCACCGATAACATCCGCTTCCAGCTCATAGGTCCCTTTAAGCTGGCCCCCCTTGTCTGCGCGGTTGATATCAGCATCATCCACAAAGATATGGGCATAGCCCACATCAATGGTCATGTTCTCCGATGGAGAGAAACCGGCCCCCAGCGTCGCCCAGACACGATCCGAATCCGGTGAGATGGCAGAACGATTGTCTGTGCCCTGGGTGGCGTCCTCCTTGGCCACGCCAACCCGCAACACCGTGCCTCCAGCCAGTTCATGGTTCATGCCCAGCGAGTAGCGAACCGTATTGTTCCAGTCGAACTCTTCAGTGGGATTGAATGCGAGACTTGGGCTTTCCACCACGAGAGCATCCAGAGAACTCCATTCTGTCCATTCCACACCCAGCAACAACCGGGTTCGTTCAGACAGATCACCCGCATAAGACAGCTGCAGCGAAGCAGGCAGGTCAATATCCGCCGTACCCGCATAACGTCCGGGAGCAACCGGACTGCCGCTGGCCGTTGACAGCGCCGCCCCGGCATTCGAGAAGGTGATATCCCCTTCCACCTCGTAGCTCATTTCAGAACGATAGGCGATGCCGAAGTGGTTGTTGTCATCGGCACTGAAGGTCGCCCCGACATTCCATCCGAAGGCATCATCATCACCCTCCAGACGGGTGGCCGCATTGCGAATGTCCGCATCCAGAGTCTGGTAGCTAAGCCCCAATGCAACGCTCAGTCTGTTCGAGAGCTGGATCGCCAGAGAAGGATTGATATTCAAGGTCTTCAGGTCGGACTCCGTGGCATAGAAATCCCCTGCCGTGACCGGCCCCAGTCCGCCCGGAGGCGGCGGTGTGACGTAGGCATTACCCCAGCCGCTCTCATATTCAATTTTGGTGCCGAACGGAGAAAGCACACTCAAACCAAATGTCATCGAATCACTGACGGGGACCGCCATGAACAGGCTACCAACAAAGGGTTCCACATCATCGAAATCGCCAGCACCGGCGCCGGCCTGCGGGATCAACCCGTTAAAGGTTCCTCCGGACCCGGTTTCAAACGACGTGTCCACCCAGACTTGATGAATTGGCACTGAAAATTCCGTGGTTTCCAGCTGGGTCATCGTTGCAGGATTGAACCACTGACTGGAAGCATCCTCACCCAGTACACCGGCACCGGCGTAAGCCGTGCCCATGGCAGACACCGACTGGTATGAAACGGCAAAACCGCTTGCCATTACCGGACCTGAGATCAGGCAAATGGCACCACCGAGAAGCTTGGCATGTGATTTTTTCATTATTGCTCTCCCTGATAGCTAAAAAATCTCCAAAGCGCATCTGGCCTTCCGAGCCATGTTTTGTATAAAAAACGCTCAAACCCAGACTATGCCTGTCAAAAAAAATGAAAAAGCGTTTTTTTGTAAAACTGCGGTCACAGCGTCAAGGCGGGGTCAATACAGAACTAACGGGTTAAAAACGAAAAAGGCCGCCCGAAGGCGGCCTTTTTCAGACACCGGATAACGTGATCAGTCAGCCAATACCGCCTTGGCGATAATGGTCTTCATGATCTCGTTGGTGCCGCCGTAGATACGCTGTACACGGGAATCGGCGAACATGCGCGCGATCGGGTATTCCCACATGTATCCGTAACCGCCGTGCAGCTGCAGACATTCGTCGATCACTTCGCACTGCAGGTCGGTGATGTAGTACTTTCCGGCTGCGGCGGTGGGGATATCCAGCTCTTTCTTCAGGTGCAGCTCCAGACACCGGTCCACGTAGCAACGCGCCACTTCCAGCTTGGTGTGCATTTCTGCAATCTTGAACTGGGTGTTCTGGAAATCGGCAACGGACTTGCCGAAGGCCTTGCGCTCTTTCACGTATTCAACGGTCTGCGCCAGCGCAGACTCGGCCATGGCCAAACCACCGATGGCGATACCCAGACGCTCCTGGGGCAGTTCCTTCATCAGGTAGATGAAGCCCATGCCTTCTTCACCCAGCAGGTTCTCGGCCGGTACTTTCACGTCCTGGAAGAACAGCTCGGAGGTATCCTGGGCCTTCATGCCCACTTTCTTCAGGTTGGTGCCTTTCTCAAAACCTTCCAGGTTGGTATCCACCACGAACAGGCTAATGCCCTTGGCACCCTTGCTCGGGTCGGTCTTGGCCACCACGATCACGATGTCAGCGTTCTGACCGTTGGTGATGAAGGTCTTGGAACCGTTCAGCACATAGTGGTCACCCTGCTTCACGGCGGTGGTCTTCACGCCCTGCAGGTCGGAACCGGCACCCGGCTCGGTCATGGCGATGGCGCCGATGCACTCACCGGTGACCATCTTCGGCAGGTACTTTTCTTTCAGGAACTCGCTACCGTTGTTCTGGATGTAGGGAGCAACGATTTCGGTGTGCAGGCCCCAGCCGATGCCGGTCAGGCCCAGGCGGGAAATTTCTTCATTGATCACCACGCTGTACAGGAAGTCGGCTTCGATACCACCATACTGTTCCTTGACCATGGGGCACAGGAAACCCTGCTCACCGGCTTTAAGCCATACTTCACGGGGAACAACCCCTTCTTTTTCCCATTCTTCGTTGAAGGGAACAGCTTCGGCTTCCAGGAACTTGCGAACGGTATCGCGGAAGGTTTCGTGGTCAGAACTGAACAGCGTACGCGGGATCATGAATCTCTCCGGTCTCGTGTAATGGGAGCAGCCCCGAAACCGGACGCGGCCGGGGCACAGAATGCCCCATGATGTTCACTTACCCGTTGTGTCGGCAATGACCGAATAGATCACCGCCCATGGGCGCTGAGAATTCCGGCCAATATCTGTGAACGCTGCGCCAAAAGGAACCCTGCGCCCAGCGCGCCCCAATGGCATCAGGCCCGGTGCTCGCGGCCCAGATATTCCGATGATTGCATTTCCTGCAACCGCGACCGGGTTCGCTCGAATTCGAAGTCGAGCCGCCCGCCGGCATAGATATCCTCAATGGGAGCTTCGGCAGTGATCACCAGCTTCACCGCGCGATCATAGAACTCATCCACCATGTTGATGAAGCGACGGGCCATATCATCCTTGCTGGCACTCATCTGCTCCACATTGCTGACCAGCACCGTATGGAATTCCCGGGCAATCTCGATGTAATCAGTCTGGCTACGAGGGCCATCACACAGCGCCTTGAAGTCAAACCAGACCACGTCGTCGGCGCATTGCAGCGCAGCGATCTTGCGCCCTTCAATCAGCACATTGCAGGACTCGCGGTGACGGGAATGGTCCGGCTCCAGGGTCCGGAACCGCTCCTGCATGAAAGCATCCGCCACCTCACCCAGGGGGCAGTGGTAAAGCTCAGCCTGCTCAAGCAGCCGCAACCGGTAATCGGTGCCCCCATCCACATTCATGACCTGGGTGTGTTGCTTGAGCAGGTCGATGGCCGGCAGGAAGCGGGCCCGCTGCAAACCATCCTTGTAGAGTCCATCCGGCTGGATATTGGACGTGGCCACCAGCGTCACGCCGTTGGCAAACAACTCTTCCATCAAACCGGCCAGGATCATGGCGTCGGTGATATCGGTGACAAAGAATTCATCAAAGCACAGCACCCGCGCCTGGGAGGCAAACTTGCGGGCAATATTGATCAGCGGGTTCTTTTCCCCCTGCCGCTCACGCATTTCCCGATGGACTTTCTGCATGAAACGGTGGAAGTGCATGCGACGTTTTTCCTCGAAGGGCAACGCTTCGAAAAACACATCCATCAGATAGGTCTTGCCGCGCCCTACCCCACCCCACATATACAGCCCCATTTGGGGCTGGGGCTTGCGAAAACGCCCAAACAGCCCGCCTTTGACCGGCGCCTCCAGCAAGCGGTGGTAGAGATCATCCAACGCCTCCACCGCCCGCAGCTGGGCAGCATCCTGAAAGAAATCCTCGCGCTCGAGGTCGGCCTGATATTGTTCGAGAGGGGTCATAGTCATCTGTACAGCTGATAAAAAGCGGGCCAATGTAGCGTTGGCCAATCATATAGGCAATCGGCGAATCAGGCCGGCAAATGGCTGGCAGCAGCCTCCTTGAGCTCCACCAGGCGCCCATGGAAAAAGTGGCCACACTCGGGGAAGCGAATCAAGTCCGGTTGCAGGGGCGTTGCCCCAGCCCACTGGTACACCTGCTCGGCGGGCACGACCTCATCATCCTCTCCCTGCACCACCGTCACCGGGCAGCCGGTCTTCTCGATGTCGGTGAAGGGGTAGTGATGCACTGGCGGAGCGACCAGCAGCAGGTTATCCACCGGCTCACCATTGGCGCAAAGAATCTCCGCACCGCGAGCCGCCACAAAACTGCCAAAGGAAAAGCCGGCCAGCCACAGAGGCAGCCCGGGCCATTGCTGGCGCAGCCAGCTGTGCACCGCCAGCAGGTCTTCGGTTTCGCCAATGCCATCGCTGTAGGCACCCTGACTTTCGCCCACACCCCGGAAGTTGAAACGCACCACTACACCACCGCGGTCACGGACCAGGCGTGTCAACGTGGTCACCACCTTGTTATCCATGGTGCCGCCAAACAGCGGATGCGGGTGGCAGACGATAGCGATGAAGGCCGGCGTCTCGCTGCCTTGCTCAATAACCGCCTCCAGCGTACCTGCGGGACCGGCCAGCTGTTCGCGTTGCGCTGCCATCTGCCACCTCCATCGAAGAATTGTTACGAGTTATCCCCTTGGCGACCACCCGGCTCTGTGCTGCAATAGTCCCGAATCTGTCGCCACGTTCTGGTGACATTGTACAGGAGTATGCCATGGATATGCTGACAACCGGGGTGCTGAGCTTTGCTGCCGGCGTAATCGTTGGAGCGGGCCTGCTATTCTGGCTGTTACCGGCACGGCGTCAGGCCGGCCAGTTGATCAGGGATCGGGATGAGGCGCGCCAGGCGCTGAATCATTATCGTGAGCAGGTGGACGATCACTTCCTGCATACCGCAGAACTGGTCAACGACATGACCCAGGCCTACCGCACCGTCCATGAGCACCTGTCACGCGGTGCCCAGGCATTGTGTTCCGAAGGCGGGCGCAAGCGTGCTGTGGCCAAATCGCTGGATTCCGCCTCCAACCGGGAAAACTCCAATCCGGTGTCGCCACCGCTGGATTATGCCCCCAGTGCCAAGGGGGGCACCCTGGCTGAGGACTTTGGCTTGCGCAACAACAAGGCAGAGGGCCCCTTCGAACCGGTGGATGTGGCGCCGGCGGCGGTTCCCGACGCCATTGCCGAACCACCACGGGATTATGCCGAGGGCTGCGACGAGCAGGGCTGCCCGCCGGGAGAAGACAAGAAGCAAGGAGCCTGACGTCGGACGTCGGACGTCGGACGTCAAAGAGCAGGATCAGGAACGGAAATGTCGGCAAGGCATTTCCGTTTTTTGTGCCTGGTGAGGCCCGATAGGTGCTTCCGCTTGCGGAACGAAGGGCGCGGCACGAGATCCGCCAGCCCCATTTCGACCAGTTGAAAGTTCAAAGTTCAAAGTTTAAAAGCGCGGTGACGTTGATCATTTCTCAATGGCCATGCCCGCGCCCAGGCGGGATCGCGGGCACGGCACAGCAACCCCCGCAAGGATTCGCCGCGTTTCAACTTTGAACTTTAAACTTTCCACTCAACCCCTATGGCAAGAAGGTCTCAGCCACCCGCACCGGGACCGCCAGTTCATCTACTTCGATCTCTGCCGGCAGCATCCCCGCCGGGTCGCCATCCGCCTGTATCGGCTCCTGGGCCCCTTCGCACTGGATAGTGACCTTGCCGGCGCGCAGGCTGGCCACACCATCCATCCGCTCCATTTTTCCGAACAGCAGCGCGGTGAGGCAGCGGAGCAGGAAACGCACTCCCGGTTTCTGGAACAGCAGCACTTGCACTTGGGGACGCACAATATTGGCTTCGCGGCTGAGCACAAAACTGCCGCCATAGTGCTTACCATTGGTAATGATCGCCGAAAAGCAGTCCAGTGGACGGCCATCCACCGTCACCCGATAGCGCCGCTCACCATAACGGCGAATCTGCGCCACCATGGCGAGCACGTAGGCCAGCTTGCCAAAACGCTCCTTGATGCCCAGATCCACACCCTCGACCACCCAGGCGTCATACCCGATACCGCACATCATGATAAAGCGGCGCCCGTTCAGGCGAGCCGGGGTCACGGGAACACTCTTGCCCTGCACCACAACCCGGGCGGCCTCTTCCGGCTTTTTCGGCAAGCCCAGCTCCTTGGCCAGCACATTGGCGGTGCCAGTGGCAAACACCCCCATGGCCACGCCCGGTGCCAGACCGTTAAGCACCTCGTTGGTGGTGCCATCACCGCCCACCGCAACAACACAATCGCCCTGATCCTCAAGGGACTGTAAATAGCGGGTGGCATCATCGGGCCCGGTGGTGTGATAAAGACGCACCCTGGCCTGCAAACGCTCCAGTTCGGCCACAAACCGGCAAAGCAAGGCCTCCCGGCCGCCCCCTGCCGCCGGGTTATAGATAACGGTGATATTCATGACTGCGGGTAAATCCTCGTACTACTACCGGTTGCGCATGACTGCGTGTCTGCGCACGCTTGCTAGGCCGGATTGTCGATGTCGATAAAGGTATGCTCGATGCCGTAATTGTCGCTGAGCCACTGGCCCAGCGCCATGGCGCCGTAACGCTCTGTGGCATGGTGGCCGCAAGCAAAATAGTGAATCCCGGTTTCCCGGGCAAAATGGGTCGTTGGCTCGGAGATTTCCCCGCTCAGGTAGGCATCCACGCCTTTGAGCTGGGCTTTGTCGATAAACCCCTGGGCGCCGCCGGTACACCAGGCAATGGTTTCAATCTCGTCTCCCGGATCGCCCACATGTAACGGTGTGCGACCCAACACCGCCTCGGCCTGGGAGCAAAACTCTTCCGCGCTCATGGGACTGTC
Proteins encoded in this window:
- a CDS encoding YhcB family protein; protein product: MDMLTTGVLSFAAGVIVGAGLLFWLLPARRQAGQLIRDRDEARQALNHYREQVDDHFLHTAELVNDMTQAYRTVHEHLSRGAQALCSEGGRKRAVAKSLDSASNRENSNPVSPPLDYAPSAKGGTLAEDFGLRNNKAEGPFEPVDVAPAAVPDAIAEPPRDYAEGCDEQGCPPGEDKKQGA
- a CDS encoding acyl-CoA dehydrogenase family protein, with protein sequence MIPRTLFSSDHETFRDTVRKFLEAEAVPFNEEWEKEGVVPREVWLKAGEQGFLCPMVKEQYGGIEADFLYSVVINEEISRLGLTGIGWGLHTEIVAPYIQNNGSEFLKEKYLPKMVTGECIGAIAMTEPGAGSDLQGVKTTAVKQGDHYVLNGSKTFITNGQNADIVIVVAKTDPSKGAKGISLFVVDTNLEGFEKGTNLKKVGMKAQDTSELFFQDVKVPAENLLGEEGMGFIYLMKELPQERLGIAIGGLAMAESALAQTVEYVKERKAFGKSVADFQNTQFKIAEMHTKLEVARCYVDRCLELHLKKELDIPTAAAGKYYITDLQCEVIDECLQLHGGYGYMWEYPIARMFADSRVQRIYGGTNEIMKTIIAKAVLAD
- a CDS encoding diacylglycerol kinase family protein encodes the protein MNITVIYNPAAGGGREALLCRFVAELERLQARVRLYHTTGPDDATRYLQSLEDQGDCVVAVGGDGTTNEVLNGLAPGVAMGVFATGTANVLAKELGLPKKPEEAARVVVQGKSVPVTPARLNGRRFIMMCGIGYDAWVVEGVDLGIKERFGKLAYVLAMVAQIRRYGERRYRVTVDGRPLDCFSAIITNGKHYGGSFVLSREANIVRPQVQVLLFQKPGVRFLLRCLTALLFGKMERMDGVASLRAGKVTIQCEGAQEPIQADGDPAGMLPAEIEVDELAVPVRVAETFLP
- a CDS encoding alpha/beta fold hydrolase gives rise to the protein MAAQREQLAGPAGTLEAVIEQGSETPAFIAIVCHPHPLFGGTMDNKVVTTLTRLVRDRGGVVVRFNFRGVGESQGAYSDGIGETEDLLAVHSWLRQQWPGLPLWLAGFSFGSFVAARGAEILCANGEPVDNLLLVAPPVHHYPFTDIEKTGCPVTVVQGEDDEVVPAEQVYQWAGATPLQPDLIRFPECGHFFHGRLVELKEAAASHLPA
- the zapE gene encoding cell division protein ZapE; this translates as MTPLEQYQADLEREDFFQDAAQLRAVEALDDLYHRLLEAPVKGGLFGRFRKPQPQMGLYMWGGVGRGKTYLMDVFFEALPFEEKRRMHFHRFMQKVHREMRERQGEKNPLINIARKFASQARVLCFDEFFVTDITDAMILAGLMEELFANGVTLVATSNIQPDGLYKDGLQRARFLPAIDLLKQHTQVMNVDGGTDYRLRLLEQAELYHCPLGEVADAFMQERFRTLEPDHSRHRESCNVLIEGRKIAALQCADDVVWFDFKALCDGPRSQTDYIEIAREFHTVLVSNVEQMSASKDDMARRFINMVDEFYDRAVKLVITAEAPIEDIYAGGRLDFEFERTRSRLQEMQSSEYLGREHRA